Proteins encoded by one window of Chaetodon trifascialis isolate fChaTrf1 chromosome 15, fChaTrf1.hap1, whole genome shotgun sequence:
- the dnm2a gene encoding dynamin-2 isoform X1 yields the protein MGNRGMEDLIPLINKLQDAFSSIGQSCNLDLPQIAVVGGQSAGKSSVLENFVGRDFLPRGSGIVTRRPLILQLVNNKAEYAEFLHCKGKKFVDFDEVRSEIEAETDRITGSNKGISPIPINLRVYSPHVLNLTLIDLPGMTKVAVGDQPIDIEHQIRDMLLQFITKESCLILAVTPANTDLANSDALKIAKEVDPQGMRTIGVITKLDLMDEGTDAKDILENKLLPLRRGYIGVVNRSQKDIDGKKDIRAALGAERKFFLSHPAYRHMAERMGTPHLQKALNQQLTNHIRDTLPGLRSKLQSQLLSLEKEVEEYKNFRPDDPTRKTKALLQMVQQFGVDFEKCIEGSGDQVDTNELSGGAKINRIFHERFPFELVKIVFDEKELRREISHAIKNVHGVRTGLFTPDLAFEAIVKKQILKLKEPSLKCVDLVVSELTALVMKCAAKLSSYPRLREETERIVTTHVREREGKTKDQVLLLIDIELSYINTNHEDFIGFANAQQRNTAANKKRAIPNQGEILVIRKGWLTINISIMKGGSKEYWFVLTAESLSWYKDEEEKEKKYMLPLDNLKLRDVEKGFMSTKHIFAIFNTEQRNVYKDLRQIELACDSQEDVDSWKASFLRAGVYPEKDQTENEEAAPADTFSMDPQLERQVETIRNLVDSYIGIINKSIRDLMPKTIMHLMINNAKDFIHSELLAYLYSSGDQNSLMEESADQAQRRDEMLRMYHALKEALHIIGDISANTISTPVPPPVNSNWIPDVSPTPQRRPPPAAAPPPSRPPAVRGTTPGPPMNPTPAFGAPLNPSPAFGAPPIPSRPGPPINAYNSNLDPFGAAPLVPSRPARVPPGVPSRRPPGAPSHRPTIIRPAEPSLLD from the exons ATGGGGAACCGGGGCATGGAAGACCTGATTCCCCTCATCAACAAGCTTCAAGACGCTTTCAGCTCCATCGGCCAGAGTTGCAATTTAGACCTTCCTCAGATTGCTGTGGTCGGCGGACAGAGCGCTGGGAAAAGCTCAGTCTTGGAAAATTTTGTTGGCAG GGACTTTCTTCCACGTGGATCAGGTATTGTTACCCGAAGACCTCTCATTTTGCAGCTGGTCAACAATAAAGCAG AATATGCTGAATTCCTACACTGCAAAGGGAAGAAGTTTGTGGACTTCGATGAAGTGCGGTCGGAAATCGAGGCAGAGACCGACAGGATAACAGGCTCCAACAAAGGCATCTCTCCCATCCCGATTAACCTGAGGGTTTACTCCCCACACG TGCTTAACCTGACCCTGATCGACCTTCCGGGAATGACGAAGGTCGCCGTTGGAGACCAGCCCATAGACATCGAGCACCAGATCAGGGacatgctgctgcagttcaTCACCAAGGAGAGCTGTCTGATCCTGGCCGTCACCCCTGCCAACACTGACCTGGCCAACTCGGATGCTCTGAAGATTGCCAAGGAGGTGGACCCACAGG GTATGCGCACCATTGGCGTTATAACAAAACTGGACCTGATGGACGAAGGGACGGATGCAAAGGACATCCTTGAAAATAAACTGCTGCCACTGCGTAGAG GCTACATCGGTGTGGTGAACCGCAGCCAGAAAGACATCGATGGGAAGAAGGACATTCGCGCTGCTCTGGGTGCAGAGAGGAAGTTCTTCCTCTCCCACCCTGCCTATAGACATATGGCAGAGCGTATGGGAACACCACATCTACAAAAGGCACTCAACCAG cAATTGACCAACCACATCAGGGACACCCTGCCTGGTCTGCGCAGTAAGCTGCAGAGTCAGCTCCTCTCcctggagaaggaggtggaggaataCAAGAACTTCCGTCCAGATGACCCAACGCGCAAGACCAAGGCTTTGTTGCA GATGGTGCAGCAGTTTGGCGTGGACTTTGAGAAGTGCATTGAGGGCTCCGGGGACCAGGTGGACACCAATGAGTTGTCAGGCGGCGCCAAGATCAACCGCATCTTCCATGAACGCTTTCCATTTGAACTGGTCAAG ATTGTGTTTGACGAGAAGGAGCTGAGGCGGGAAATCAGTCACGCCATCAAGAACGTCCACGGAGTCAG AACGGGGCTCTTCACCCCTGACCTGGCCTTCGAGGCAATTGTCAAAAAGCAGATCCTCAAACTCAAAGAGCCCAGCCTCAAATGCGTGGACCTTGTGGTGTCCGAGCTCACCGCACTCGTCATGAAGTGTGCCGCTAAG CTCAGTTCGTACCCCAGACTGAGAGAGGAGACTGAGAGGATTGTCACCACCCatgtcagagaaagagaagggaaaaCCAAGGACCAG GTTCTGCTGCTGATTGACATTGAGCTGTCCTACATCAACACCAACCATGAGGACTTCATTGGCTTTGCTAA CGCCCAGCAGAGGAACACAGCTGCAAACAAGAAGAGGGCCATACCCAACCAG GGTGAGATTCTG GTGATCAGGAAAGGCTGGCTAACCATCAACATCAGCATCATGAAGGGAGGCTCCAAGGAGTACTGGTTTGTCCTAACCGCTGAGTCCCTGTCCTGGTACAAagatgaggag gagaaagaaaagaagtacATGCTGCCACTCGATAACCTGAAGCTCAGAGATGTTGAGAAGGGCTTTATGTCTACAAAGCACATCTTCGCAATCTTCAACACCGAACAGAG GAACGTGTACAAGGATCTTCGCCAAATAGAACTGGCCTGTGATTCTCAAGAGGATGTGGACAGCTGGAAAGCATCCTTCCTCAGGGCAGGAGTTTATCCGGAGAAGGACCAG ACGGAGAATGAAGAGGCGGCCCCTGCAGACACGTTCTCCATGGACCCTCAGTTGGAGCGGCAGGTGGAAACCATCCGCAACCTGGTGGATTCGTACATCGGCATCATCAACAAATCCATCAGAGACCTCATGCCCAAGACCATCATGCATCTCATGATCAACAAT GCAAAGGATTTCATCCACTCTGAGCTGCTGGCCTACCTCTACTCATCTGGGGACCAGAACAGCCTCATGGAGGAGTCGGCTGACCAGGCCCAGCGAAGAGACGAAATGCTGCGCATGTATCACGCACTCAAGGAGGCACTGCACATTATTGGTGACATCAGCGCCAATACCATCTCCACCCCGGTACCGCCGCCCGTAAATAGCAACTGGATCCCAGACGTCAG CCCAACCCCTCAGCGCAGGCCGCCTCCTGCAGCAGCCCCGCCCCCCAGCCGTCCACCCGCTGTTCGGGGCACAACACCAGGACCACCCATGAACCCTACCCCTGCCTTTGGAGCTCCACTCAACCCCTCCCCCGCCTTTGGTGCACCACCAATCCCCTCTCGCCCTGGCCCACCCATCAACGCCTACAACAGCAACCTGGACCCCTTCGGTGCAGCCCCTCTGGTCCCCTCCCGGCCAGCCCGTGTCCCACCCGGTGTACCCAG CCGAAGACCCCCAGGCGCTCCTTCTCACCGACCCACCATTATCCGCCCTGCTGAGCCCTCCCTGCTAGACTAG
- the dnm2a gene encoding dynamin-2 isoform X5, producing MGNRGMEDLIPLINKLQDAFSSIGQSCNLDLPQIAVVGGQSAGKSSVLENFVGRDFLPRGSGIVTRRPLILQLVNNKAEYAEFLHCKGKKFVDFDEVRSEIEAETDRITGSNKGISPIPINLRVYSPHVLNLTLIDLPGMTKVAVGDQPIDIEHQIRDMLLQFITKESCLILAVTPANTDLANSDALKIAKEVDPQGMRTIGVITKLDLMDEGTDAKDILENKLLPLRRGYIGVVNRSQKDIDGKKDIRAALGAERKFFLSHPAYRHMAERMGTPHLQKALNQQLTNHIRDTLPGLRSKLQSQLLSLEKEVEEYKNFRPDDPTRKTKALLQMVQQFGVDFEKCIEGSGDQVDTNELSGGAKINRIFHERFPFELVKIVFDEKELRREISHAIKNVHGVRTGLFTPDLAFEAIVKKQIVKLKTPCLKCIDLVIQELINTVRQCTNKLSSYPRLREETERIVTTHVREREGKTKDQVLLLIDIELSYINTNHEDFIGFANLDYRRLDDGSTPGYSNNSAQQRNTAANKKRAIPNQLGGLGEVHEEKVIRKGWLTINISIMKGGSKEYWFVLTAESLSWYKDEEEKEKKYMLPLDNLKLRDVEKGFMSTKHIFAIFNTEQRNVYKDLRQIELACDSQEDVDSWKASFLRAGVYPEKDQTENEEAAPADTFSMDPQLERQVETIRNLVDSYIGIINKSIRDLMPKTIMHLMINNAKDFIHSELLAYLYSSGDQNSLMEESADQAQRRDEMLRMYHALKEALHIIGDISANTISTPVPPPVNSNWIPDVSPTPQRRPPPAAAPPPSRPPAVRGTTPGPPMNPTPAFGAPLNPSPAFGAPPIPSRPGPPINAYNSNLDPFGAAPLVPSRPARVPPGVPSRRPPGAPSHRPTIIRPAEPSLLD from the exons ATGGGGAACCGGGGCATGGAAGACCTGATTCCCCTCATCAACAAGCTTCAAGACGCTTTCAGCTCCATCGGCCAGAGTTGCAATTTAGACCTTCCTCAGATTGCTGTGGTCGGCGGACAGAGCGCTGGGAAAAGCTCAGTCTTGGAAAATTTTGTTGGCAG GGACTTTCTTCCACGTGGATCAGGTATTGTTACCCGAAGACCTCTCATTTTGCAGCTGGTCAACAATAAAGCAG AATATGCTGAATTCCTACACTGCAAAGGGAAGAAGTTTGTGGACTTCGATGAAGTGCGGTCGGAAATCGAGGCAGAGACCGACAGGATAACAGGCTCCAACAAAGGCATCTCTCCCATCCCGATTAACCTGAGGGTTTACTCCCCACACG TGCTTAACCTGACCCTGATCGACCTTCCGGGAATGACGAAGGTCGCCGTTGGAGACCAGCCCATAGACATCGAGCACCAGATCAGGGacatgctgctgcagttcaTCACCAAGGAGAGCTGTCTGATCCTGGCCGTCACCCCTGCCAACACTGACCTGGCCAACTCGGATGCTCTGAAGATTGCCAAGGAGGTGGACCCACAGG GTATGCGCACCATTGGCGTTATAACAAAACTGGACCTGATGGACGAAGGGACGGATGCAAAGGACATCCTTGAAAATAAACTGCTGCCACTGCGTAGAG GCTACATCGGTGTGGTGAACCGCAGCCAGAAAGACATCGATGGGAAGAAGGACATTCGCGCTGCTCTGGGTGCAGAGAGGAAGTTCTTCCTCTCCCACCCTGCCTATAGACATATGGCAGAGCGTATGGGAACACCACATCTACAAAAGGCACTCAACCAG cAATTGACCAACCACATCAGGGACACCCTGCCTGGTCTGCGCAGTAAGCTGCAGAGTCAGCTCCTCTCcctggagaaggaggtggaggaataCAAGAACTTCCGTCCAGATGACCCAACGCGCAAGACCAAGGCTTTGTTGCA GATGGTGCAGCAGTTTGGCGTGGACTTTGAGAAGTGCATTGAGGGCTCCGGGGACCAGGTGGACACCAATGAGTTGTCAGGCGGCGCCAAGATCAACCGCATCTTCCATGAACGCTTTCCATTTGAACTGGTCAAG ATTGTGTTTGACGAGAAGGAGCTGAGGCGGGAAATCAGTCACGCCATCAAGAACGTCCACGGAGTCAG AACGGGACTGTTCACTCCAGACCTGGCGTTTGAGGCCATCGTGAAAAAGCAGATCGTTAAGCTGAAAACACCCTGTCTCAAATGTATCGATCTGGTCATTCAGGAGCTCATCAACACAGTCAGGCAGTGCACCAACAAG CTCAGTTCGTACCCCAGACTGAGAGAGGAGACTGAGAGGATTGTCACCACCCatgtcagagaaagagaagggaaaaCCAAGGACCAG GTTCTGCTGCTGATTGACATTGAGCTGTCCTACATCAACACCAACCATGAGGACTTCATTGGCTTTGCTAA TCTTGACTACAGAAGGCTGGATGATGGTAGCACCCCAGGGTACAGCAACAACAG CGCCCAGCAGAGGAACACAGCTGCAAACAAGAAGAGGGCCATACCCAACCAG CTCGGCGGACTGGGAGAGGTCCACGAGGAGAAG GTGATCAGGAAAGGCTGGCTAACCATCAACATCAGCATCATGAAGGGAGGCTCCAAGGAGTACTGGTTTGTCCTAACCGCTGAGTCCCTGTCCTGGTACAAagatgaggag gagaaagaaaagaagtacATGCTGCCACTCGATAACCTGAAGCTCAGAGATGTTGAGAAGGGCTTTATGTCTACAAAGCACATCTTCGCAATCTTCAACACCGAACAGAG GAACGTGTACAAGGATCTTCGCCAAATAGAACTGGCCTGTGATTCTCAAGAGGATGTGGACAGCTGGAAAGCATCCTTCCTCAGGGCAGGAGTTTATCCGGAGAAGGACCAG ACGGAGAATGAAGAGGCGGCCCCTGCAGACACGTTCTCCATGGACCCTCAGTTGGAGCGGCAGGTGGAAACCATCCGCAACCTGGTGGATTCGTACATCGGCATCATCAACAAATCCATCAGAGACCTCATGCCCAAGACCATCATGCATCTCATGATCAACAAT GCAAAGGATTTCATCCACTCTGAGCTGCTGGCCTACCTCTACTCATCTGGGGACCAGAACAGCCTCATGGAGGAGTCGGCTGACCAGGCCCAGCGAAGAGACGAAATGCTGCGCATGTATCACGCACTCAAGGAGGCACTGCACATTATTGGTGACATCAGCGCCAATACCATCTCCACCCCGGTACCGCCGCCCGTAAATAGCAACTGGATCCCAGACGTCAG CCCAACCCCTCAGCGCAGGCCGCCTCCTGCAGCAGCCCCGCCCCCCAGCCGTCCACCCGCTGTTCGGGGCACAACACCAGGACCACCCATGAACCCTACCCCTGCCTTTGGAGCTCCACTCAACCCCTCCCCCGCCTTTGGTGCACCACCAATCCCCTCTCGCCCTGGCCCACCCATCAACGCCTACAACAGCAACCTGGACCCCTTCGGTGCAGCCCCTCTGGTCCCCTCCCGGCCAGCCCGTGTCCCACCCGGTGTACCCAG CCGAAGACCCCCAGGCGCTCCTTCTCACCGACCCACCATTATCCGCCCTGCTGAGCCCTCCCTGCTAGACTAG
- the dnm2a gene encoding dynamin-2 isoform X2, with protein MGNRGMEDLIPLINKLQDAFSSIGQSCNLDLPQIAVVGGQSAGKSSVLENFVGRDFLPRGSGIVTRRPLILQLVNNKAEYAEFLHCKGKKFVDFDEVRSEIEAETDRITGSNKGISPIPINLRVYSPHVLNLTLIDLPGMTKVAVGDQPIDIEHQIRDMLLQFITKESCLILAVTPANTDLANSDALKIAKEVDPQGMRTIGVITKLDLMDEGTDAKDILENKLLPLRRGYIGVVNRSQKDIDGKKDIRAALGAERKFFLSHPAYRHMAERMGTPHLQKALNQQLTNHIRDTLPGLRSKLQSQLLSLEKEVEEYKNFRPDDPTRKTKALLQMVQQFGVDFEKCIEGSGDQVDTNELSGGAKINRIFHERFPFELVKIVFDEKELRREISHAIKNVHGVRTGLFTPDLAFEAIVKKQILKLKEPSLKCVDLVVSELTALVMKCAAKLSSYPRLREETERIVTTHVREREGKTKDQVLLLIDIELSYINTNHEDFIGFANAQQRNTAANKKRAIPNQVIRKGWLTINISIMKGGSKEYWFVLTAESLSWYKDEEEKEKKYMLPLDNLKLRDVEKGFMSTKHIFAIFNTEQRNVYKDLRQIELACDSQEDVDSWKASFLRAGVYPEKDQTENEEAAPADTFSMDPQLERQVETIRNLVDSYIGIINKSIRDLMPKTIMHLMINNAKDFIHSELLAYLYSSGDQNSLMEESADQAQRRDEMLRMYHALKEALHIIGDISANTISTPVPPPVNSNWIPDVSPTPQRRPPPAAAPPPSRPPAVRGTTPGPPMNPTPAFGAPLNPSPAFGAPPIPSRPGPPINAYNSNLDPFGAAPLVPSRPARVPPGVPSRRPPGAPSHRPTIIRPAEPSLLD; from the exons ATGGGGAACCGGGGCATGGAAGACCTGATTCCCCTCATCAACAAGCTTCAAGACGCTTTCAGCTCCATCGGCCAGAGTTGCAATTTAGACCTTCCTCAGATTGCTGTGGTCGGCGGACAGAGCGCTGGGAAAAGCTCAGTCTTGGAAAATTTTGTTGGCAG GGACTTTCTTCCACGTGGATCAGGTATTGTTACCCGAAGACCTCTCATTTTGCAGCTGGTCAACAATAAAGCAG AATATGCTGAATTCCTACACTGCAAAGGGAAGAAGTTTGTGGACTTCGATGAAGTGCGGTCGGAAATCGAGGCAGAGACCGACAGGATAACAGGCTCCAACAAAGGCATCTCTCCCATCCCGATTAACCTGAGGGTTTACTCCCCACACG TGCTTAACCTGACCCTGATCGACCTTCCGGGAATGACGAAGGTCGCCGTTGGAGACCAGCCCATAGACATCGAGCACCAGATCAGGGacatgctgctgcagttcaTCACCAAGGAGAGCTGTCTGATCCTGGCCGTCACCCCTGCCAACACTGACCTGGCCAACTCGGATGCTCTGAAGATTGCCAAGGAGGTGGACCCACAGG GTATGCGCACCATTGGCGTTATAACAAAACTGGACCTGATGGACGAAGGGACGGATGCAAAGGACATCCTTGAAAATAAACTGCTGCCACTGCGTAGAG GCTACATCGGTGTGGTGAACCGCAGCCAGAAAGACATCGATGGGAAGAAGGACATTCGCGCTGCTCTGGGTGCAGAGAGGAAGTTCTTCCTCTCCCACCCTGCCTATAGACATATGGCAGAGCGTATGGGAACACCACATCTACAAAAGGCACTCAACCAG cAATTGACCAACCACATCAGGGACACCCTGCCTGGTCTGCGCAGTAAGCTGCAGAGTCAGCTCCTCTCcctggagaaggaggtggaggaataCAAGAACTTCCGTCCAGATGACCCAACGCGCAAGACCAAGGCTTTGTTGCA GATGGTGCAGCAGTTTGGCGTGGACTTTGAGAAGTGCATTGAGGGCTCCGGGGACCAGGTGGACACCAATGAGTTGTCAGGCGGCGCCAAGATCAACCGCATCTTCCATGAACGCTTTCCATTTGAACTGGTCAAG ATTGTGTTTGACGAGAAGGAGCTGAGGCGGGAAATCAGTCACGCCATCAAGAACGTCCACGGAGTCAG AACGGGGCTCTTCACCCCTGACCTGGCCTTCGAGGCAATTGTCAAAAAGCAGATCCTCAAACTCAAAGAGCCCAGCCTCAAATGCGTGGACCTTGTGGTGTCCGAGCTCACCGCACTCGTCATGAAGTGTGCCGCTAAG CTCAGTTCGTACCCCAGACTGAGAGAGGAGACTGAGAGGATTGTCACCACCCatgtcagagaaagagaagggaaaaCCAAGGACCAG GTTCTGCTGCTGATTGACATTGAGCTGTCCTACATCAACACCAACCATGAGGACTTCATTGGCTTTGCTAA CGCCCAGCAGAGGAACACAGCTGCAAACAAGAAGAGGGCCATACCCAACCAG GTGATCAGGAAAGGCTGGCTAACCATCAACATCAGCATCATGAAGGGAGGCTCCAAGGAGTACTGGTTTGTCCTAACCGCTGAGTCCCTGTCCTGGTACAAagatgaggag gagaaagaaaagaagtacATGCTGCCACTCGATAACCTGAAGCTCAGAGATGTTGAGAAGGGCTTTATGTCTACAAAGCACATCTTCGCAATCTTCAACACCGAACAGAG GAACGTGTACAAGGATCTTCGCCAAATAGAACTGGCCTGTGATTCTCAAGAGGATGTGGACAGCTGGAAAGCATCCTTCCTCAGGGCAGGAGTTTATCCGGAGAAGGACCAG ACGGAGAATGAAGAGGCGGCCCCTGCAGACACGTTCTCCATGGACCCTCAGTTGGAGCGGCAGGTGGAAACCATCCGCAACCTGGTGGATTCGTACATCGGCATCATCAACAAATCCATCAGAGACCTCATGCCCAAGACCATCATGCATCTCATGATCAACAAT GCAAAGGATTTCATCCACTCTGAGCTGCTGGCCTACCTCTACTCATCTGGGGACCAGAACAGCCTCATGGAGGAGTCGGCTGACCAGGCCCAGCGAAGAGACGAAATGCTGCGCATGTATCACGCACTCAAGGAGGCACTGCACATTATTGGTGACATCAGCGCCAATACCATCTCCACCCCGGTACCGCCGCCCGTAAATAGCAACTGGATCCCAGACGTCAG CCCAACCCCTCAGCGCAGGCCGCCTCCTGCAGCAGCCCCGCCCCCCAGCCGTCCACCCGCTGTTCGGGGCACAACACCAGGACCACCCATGAACCCTACCCCTGCCTTTGGAGCTCCACTCAACCCCTCCCCCGCCTTTGGTGCACCACCAATCCCCTCTCGCCCTGGCCCACCCATCAACGCCTACAACAGCAACCTGGACCCCTTCGGTGCAGCCCCTCTGGTCCCCTCCCGGCCAGCCCGTGTCCCACCCGGTGTACCCAG CCGAAGACCCCCAGGCGCTCCTTCTCACCGACCCACCATTATCCGCCCTGCTGAGCCCTCCCTGCTAGACTAG
- the dnm2a gene encoding dynamin-2 isoform X3, which produces MGNRGMEDLIPLINKLQDAFSSIGQSCNLDLPQIAVVGGQSAGKSSVLENFVGRDFLPRGSGIVTRRPLILQLVNNKAEYAEFLHCKGKKFVDFDEVRSEIEAETDRITGSNKGISPIPINLRVYSPHVLNLTLIDLPGMTKVAVGDQPIDIEHQIRDMLLQFITKESCLILAVTPANTDLANSDALKIAKEVDPQGMRTIGVITKLDLMDEGTDAKDILENKLLPLRRGYIGVVNRSQKDIDGKKDIRAALGAERKFFLSHPAYRHMAERMGTPHLQKALNQQLTNHIRDTLPGLRSKLQSQLLSLEKEVEEYKNFRPDDPTRKTKALLQMVQQFGVDFEKCIEGSGDQVDTNELSGGAKINRIFHERFPFELVKIVFDEKELRREISHAIKNVHGVRTGLFTPDLAFEAIVKKQIVKLKTPCLKCIDLVIQELINTVRQCTNKLSSYPRLREETERIVTTHVREREGKTKDQVLLLIDIELSYINTNHEDFIGFANAQQRNTAANKKRAIPNQGEILVIRKGWLTINISIMKGGSKEYWFVLTAESLSWYKDEEEKEKKYMLPLDNLKLRDVEKGFMSTKHIFAIFNTEQRNVYKDLRQIELACDSQEDVDSWKASFLRAGVYPEKDQTENEEAAPADTFSMDPQLERQVETIRNLVDSYIGIINKSIRDLMPKTIMHLMINNAKDFIHSELLAYLYSSGDQNSLMEESADQAQRRDEMLRMYHALKEALHIIGDISANTISTPVPPPVNSNWIPDVSPTPQRRPPPAAAPPPSRPPAVRGTTPGPPMNPTPAFGAPLNPSPAFGAPPIPSRPGPPINAYNSNLDPFGAAPLVPSRPARVPPGVPSRRPPGAPSHRPTIIRPAEPSLLD; this is translated from the exons ATGGGGAACCGGGGCATGGAAGACCTGATTCCCCTCATCAACAAGCTTCAAGACGCTTTCAGCTCCATCGGCCAGAGTTGCAATTTAGACCTTCCTCAGATTGCTGTGGTCGGCGGACAGAGCGCTGGGAAAAGCTCAGTCTTGGAAAATTTTGTTGGCAG GGACTTTCTTCCACGTGGATCAGGTATTGTTACCCGAAGACCTCTCATTTTGCAGCTGGTCAACAATAAAGCAG AATATGCTGAATTCCTACACTGCAAAGGGAAGAAGTTTGTGGACTTCGATGAAGTGCGGTCGGAAATCGAGGCAGAGACCGACAGGATAACAGGCTCCAACAAAGGCATCTCTCCCATCCCGATTAACCTGAGGGTTTACTCCCCACACG TGCTTAACCTGACCCTGATCGACCTTCCGGGAATGACGAAGGTCGCCGTTGGAGACCAGCCCATAGACATCGAGCACCAGATCAGGGacatgctgctgcagttcaTCACCAAGGAGAGCTGTCTGATCCTGGCCGTCACCCCTGCCAACACTGACCTGGCCAACTCGGATGCTCTGAAGATTGCCAAGGAGGTGGACCCACAGG GTATGCGCACCATTGGCGTTATAACAAAACTGGACCTGATGGACGAAGGGACGGATGCAAAGGACATCCTTGAAAATAAACTGCTGCCACTGCGTAGAG GCTACATCGGTGTGGTGAACCGCAGCCAGAAAGACATCGATGGGAAGAAGGACATTCGCGCTGCTCTGGGTGCAGAGAGGAAGTTCTTCCTCTCCCACCCTGCCTATAGACATATGGCAGAGCGTATGGGAACACCACATCTACAAAAGGCACTCAACCAG cAATTGACCAACCACATCAGGGACACCCTGCCTGGTCTGCGCAGTAAGCTGCAGAGTCAGCTCCTCTCcctggagaaggaggtggaggaataCAAGAACTTCCGTCCAGATGACCCAACGCGCAAGACCAAGGCTTTGTTGCA GATGGTGCAGCAGTTTGGCGTGGACTTTGAGAAGTGCATTGAGGGCTCCGGGGACCAGGTGGACACCAATGAGTTGTCAGGCGGCGCCAAGATCAACCGCATCTTCCATGAACGCTTTCCATTTGAACTGGTCAAG ATTGTGTTTGACGAGAAGGAGCTGAGGCGGGAAATCAGTCACGCCATCAAGAACGTCCACGGAGTCAG AACGGGACTGTTCACTCCAGACCTGGCGTTTGAGGCCATCGTGAAAAAGCAGATCGTTAAGCTGAAAACACCCTGTCTCAAATGTATCGATCTGGTCATTCAGGAGCTCATCAACACAGTCAGGCAGTGCACCAACAAG CTCAGTTCGTACCCCAGACTGAGAGAGGAGACTGAGAGGATTGTCACCACCCatgtcagagaaagagaagggaaaaCCAAGGACCAG GTTCTGCTGCTGATTGACATTGAGCTGTCCTACATCAACACCAACCATGAGGACTTCATTGGCTTTGCTAA CGCCCAGCAGAGGAACACAGCTGCAAACAAGAAGAGGGCCATACCCAACCAG GGTGAGATTCTG GTGATCAGGAAAGGCTGGCTAACCATCAACATCAGCATCATGAAGGGAGGCTCCAAGGAGTACTGGTTTGTCCTAACCGCTGAGTCCCTGTCCTGGTACAAagatgaggag gagaaagaaaagaagtacATGCTGCCACTCGATAACCTGAAGCTCAGAGATGTTGAGAAGGGCTTTATGTCTACAAAGCACATCTTCGCAATCTTCAACACCGAACAGAG GAACGTGTACAAGGATCTTCGCCAAATAGAACTGGCCTGTGATTCTCAAGAGGATGTGGACAGCTGGAAAGCATCCTTCCTCAGGGCAGGAGTTTATCCGGAGAAGGACCAG ACGGAGAATGAAGAGGCGGCCCCTGCAGACACGTTCTCCATGGACCCTCAGTTGGAGCGGCAGGTGGAAACCATCCGCAACCTGGTGGATTCGTACATCGGCATCATCAACAAATCCATCAGAGACCTCATGCCCAAGACCATCATGCATCTCATGATCAACAAT GCAAAGGATTTCATCCACTCTGAGCTGCTGGCCTACCTCTACTCATCTGGGGACCAGAACAGCCTCATGGAGGAGTCGGCTGACCAGGCCCAGCGAAGAGACGAAATGCTGCGCATGTATCACGCACTCAAGGAGGCACTGCACATTATTGGTGACATCAGCGCCAATACCATCTCCACCCCGGTACCGCCGCCCGTAAATAGCAACTGGATCCCAGACGTCAG CCCAACCCCTCAGCGCAGGCCGCCTCCTGCAGCAGCCCCGCCCCCCAGCCGTCCACCCGCTGTTCGGGGCACAACACCAGGACCACCCATGAACCCTACCCCTGCCTTTGGAGCTCCACTCAACCCCTCCCCCGCCTTTGGTGCACCACCAATCCCCTCTCGCCCTGGCCCACCCATCAACGCCTACAACAGCAACCTGGACCCCTTCGGTGCAGCCCCTCTGGTCCCCTCCCGGCCAGCCCGTGTCCCACCCGGTGTACCCAG CCGAAGACCCCCAGGCGCTCCTTCTCACCGACCCACCATTATCCGCCCTGCTGAGCCCTCCCTGCTAGACTAG